A portion of the Pseudomonas protegens CHA0 genome contains these proteins:
- a CDS encoding PA3496 family putative envelope integrity protein, producing MSTGKEQLDVEDDFVAAETDDAEPVVEVAKTNLSKRRTIDNLLEERRLQKQLADYDFDL from the coding sequence ATGAGTACTGGCAAAGAACAACTGGACGTAGAAGACGATTTCGTCGCAGCTGAAACAGATGACGCAGAACCGGTGGTCGAAGTAGCGAAAACCAATCTGAGCAAGCGCCGGACCATCGACAATCTCCTCGAGGAACGGCGCCTGCAAAAACAGTTGGCCGATTACGACTTTGACCTCTAG